A DNA window from Hydractinia symbiolongicarpus strain clone_291-10 chromosome 6, HSymV2.1, whole genome shotgun sequence contains the following coding sequences:
- the LOC130647191 gene encoding uncharacterized protein LOC130647191, whose translation MCNALWAICYSSIASMRYWTEWDLNRVLTLGNDLYISLGYTSQYLALDDLPNLIATENGHIQIEKSDSYLFELSRNSTSFLRAHEYANGGIIVAGSFRTSYISCNGVVYVFDSHSRDLLGLPHNSGTSVLLKFNSTREAESYIKYLYLSHFQNERLFCDLQHFNINITDAEKTYLQKTFQKGKINARKSENATRINWNLIRTVLTKLSDKMLNPTEKDRFKKAALNASLSKEKIKTLNEKKRVMMADFRANLSTEEKEILNKKIGLQWLISDQNSPRKKKQL comes from the coding sequence ATGTGCAATGCTTTATGGGCCATCTGTTACTCTTCTATTGCGTCTATGCGTTACTGGACTGAATGGGATCTTAATCGTGTTTTGACACTAGGGAATGATCTTTATATCAGCCTAGGTTACACCAGTCAATATCTTGCTTTAGACGACCTGCCTAATTTAATTGCAACTGAAAACGGGCATATTCAAATTGAAAAGTCAGATTCCTATTTATTTGAACTTTCAAGAAATAGTACTTCTTTTCTCCGTGCCCATGAATATGCCAATGGTGGCATTATAGTTGCTGGCAGTTTCCGCACTTCGTATATATCGTGTAATGGGGTTGTGTATGTGTTTGACTCTCATAGTCGCGATTTGCTAGGCTTACCACACAATTCCGGTACATCAGTTCTTTTGAAATTCAACTCTACCAGGGAAGCTGAGTCATACATTAAGTATTTATATCTATCACATTTTCAAAACGAAAGATTGTTCTGTGACTTGCAACATTTTAATATTAATATTACGGATGCTGAAAAAACATATTtgcaaaaaacatttcaaaaagggAAAATTAATGCTCGAAAGAGTGAAAACGCCACACGAATAAATTGGAACCTGATAAGGACCGTGTTGACAAAGCTAAGTGACAAGATGCTCAATCCGACAGAAAAGGATCGTTTTAAAAAAGCTGCTTTGAATGCTAGTCTTTCTAAggagaaaataaaaactttgaatGAAAAAAAGAGGGTTATGATGGCCGATTTCCGAGCAAATCTTTCCacagaagaaaaagaaattttgaataaaaaaatagggtTGCAATGGCTAATTTCCGATCAAAACTCTCCGcggaagaaaaaacaactttga